A portion of the Homo sapiens chromosome 16, GRCh38.p14 Primary Assembly genome contains these proteins:
- the CCDC78 gene encoding coiled-coil domain-containing protein 78 isoform X23, translating into MEHAATTGPRPGPPSRRVENVVLRAKDWLPGAPGGTAVWATSLEAEVPPDLALNKEQQLQISKELVDIQITTHHLHEQHEAEIFQLKSEILRLESRVLELELRGDGTSQGCAVPVESDPRHPRAAAQELRHKAQVQPKNTMNPENEQHRLGSGVSVQPPSSGERAAPETPSLGSHPASPVCPTAAGGSEVGAGASGGPAAGTGDACVSGHLTWGPILEQREPLIVGLLSLTPVSSGQPWAGSCREPERRPGQPGSDWPHRLW; encoded by the exons ATGGAGCACGCAGCCACCACAGGCCCCAGGCCTGGACCTCCCTCTCGGCGGGTGGAGAAT GTTGTGCTACGAGCCAAGGACTGGCTGCCAGGAGCTCCTGGGGGCACCGCAGTGTGGGCCACCAGCTTGGAAGCAGAGGTCCCACCAGATCTAGCGCTCAATAAGGAGCAGCAGCTGCAG ATCTCCAAGGAGCTGGTCGACATTCAGATCACAACCCACCACCTACATGAGCAGCATGAGGCTGAAATCTTCCAGCTGAAGAGTGAG ATCCTTCGGCTGGAGAGCCGGGTACTGGAGCTGGAGCTGCGAGGAGATGGCACCAGCCAGGGCTGTGCAGTCCCAGTGGAGTCTGACCCCAGGCATCCCCGGGCAGCAGCCCAAGAGCTCAGACACAAAGCCCAG GTGCAGCCCAAGAACACCATGAACCCCGAGAATGAGCAGCACAGGCTGGGGAGCGGCGTGAGTGTGCAGCCACCTAGCTCAGGGGAGAGGGCAGCACCAGAGACCCCAAGCCTAGGGTCTCATCCAGCCAGCCCTGTGTGCCCCACAGCTGCAGGGGGAAGTGAAGTGGGCGCTGGAGCATCAGGAGGCCCGGCAGCAGGCACTGGTGACGCGTGTGTGAGTGGCCATCTCACCTGGGGCCCCATCCTGGAGCAGAGAGAACCCCTGATCGTGGGCCTGCTGAGCCTCACCCCCGTGTCTTCAGGGCAACCCTGGGCCGGCAGCTGCAGGGAGCCCGAGAGGAGGCCAGGGCAGCCGGGCAGCGACTGGCCACACAGGCTGTGGTGA